The DNA segment ATCAGCGCGCCGAAGCCCGAGGTGGCGAGAGTCGAGGCCACCAGACCGAAAATGCCCAGCGGCGCGAAACGAATCACTACGCGCACGATCAGCGTCACGCCGTTGGACAGGTCGCCGAGCACTTCGCGGGTGGTGTCACCGGCGTGGCGAATGGCAACGCCCATGCCGATCGCCCAGGCCAGAATGCCGATGAAGTTGGCATTCATCAGGGCGCTGACCGGATTGTCGACCACGCTCAACAGCAGACTTTGCAGCACCTCGGCGATGCCGCCTGGCGCGGTCACCGCGACATTGTCGGTGGACAGCACCAGATGCGACGGAAAAGCCATGCTGGCGACAACCGCCACGACTGCGGCGGCGAAGGTGCCGAGCAGGTACAGGAACAGGATCGGTCGAATGTGCGTTTCCTGACCGTGCTTGTGGTTGGCAATCGACGCCATCACCAGCACGAAGACCAGAATCGGCGCCACGGCTTTCAGCGCCGAGACAAACACTTTGCCGATGAACGCCGAACCTTTCGCCGCTTCCGGAGCGAACAGCGCCAAGGCAATACCGGCAATCAGGCCGATCAGGATCTGTGTGACCAGGCTGAGGTTTATCAGGCGTTGCAGGAGAGAAGGGGATGAAGCAGTCATGACGGCATCTCTGTTTTTATACGGTTCAGGGTTGCGTGAAACCGGTGATACATCGGGGGCAGGTCACCGGCATGCAACGATAGGGCTGACGCGAAACCAACGCCACTAAACGGGGCGTTGATACGGGTGTACGTTTTTCGGGGCGCGGACTTTATCACAGCGCAGGCCTTAT comes from the Pseudomonas sp. RSB 5.4 genome and includes:
- the sstT gene encoding serine/threonine transporter SstT, encoding MTASSPSLLQRLINLSLVTQILIGLIAGIALALFAPEAAKGSAFIGKVFVSALKAVAPILVFVLVMASIANHKHGQETHIRPILFLYLLGTFAAAVVAVVASMAFPSHLVLSTDNVAVTAPGGIAEVLQSLLLSVVDNPVSALMNANFIGILAWAIGMGVAIRHAGDTTREVLGDLSNGVTLIVRVVIRFAPLGIFGLVASTLATSGFGALIGYAHLLAVLLGCMLFVALVMNPLIVFWKLRRNPYPLTLKCLRESGITAFFTRSSAANIPVNLELSKRLGLHEDTYSVSIPLGATINMAGAAITITVLTLAAVHTLGIAVDIPTAILLSVVAAICACGASGVAGGSLLLIPLACSLFGIPSEIAMQVVAVGFIIGVLQDSAETALNSSTDVLFTAAACLGEEAKAQRTA